The window ACGCTGCAATTGGTGTGGCGGGATTTAAGACAAAGCCGACCTTGCAGTCTCTTTGATGGATATGCCGAATGATTCTAAAAACGTCTCTTTGCACGACCTCTGGGTGTAAGCAGATCATGCTTGCGCCTGCATCAATGCAGGCATCGATTAAAAATTCTTGGGGGTATTCCGCCATAAGGTGAACATCAATTGGTCTATCTGTTAGTTTTCGAAGCTGTTCTATGAAAAAGGGCGATAAGGTGATATTTTTCACGTAATGACCATCCATGACGTCGACATGATATCGATCTGCTCTTGTGTTGAGTATATGAATTTGTTCGCGGAAGTGCGTTAAATCCATGCACATTAGTGAAGGTGAAAAAATGGCTTTCATTCTCAGGCTCCTCTTTTTTAAAGTTGAAATAAAAGCTTGATCAATCCAATTAAGATTCCGATGATACCAAAGTCTGTATCTCCAAAAGTTGTCCCTTCAAAGCCAAGGGTCCCTAACACAGGTAATAAACAAGCAGGTAAAAAGGAAAGAAGTAATCCATTCA is drawn from Bacillus pumilus and contains these coding sequences:
- the alsE gene encoding D-allulose 6-phosphate 3-epimerase, whose translation is MKAIFSPSLMCMDLTHFREQIHILNTRADRYHVDVMDGHYVKNITLSPFFIEQLRKLTDRPIDVHLMAEYPQEFLIDACIDAGASMICLHPEVVQRDVFRIIRHIHQRDCKVGFVLNPATPIAALDSYLHLIDRVTIMTIDPGFAGQPFIKEMLQKIKQVKEIKEKRGYTFSIEVDGSCNESTFRLLAEAGNEIYIIGNSGLFGLHNQLDKAWETMKQLFAKETASIESR